Below is a window of Dictyostelium discoideum AX4 chromosome 1 chromosome, whole genome shotgun sequence DNA.
TATCTATCAGATTCACCTTCAGCACGAGTAATATactctttttcaattaattgttcAATGCATTTCTTAATCATTGGAATATTTGGTTGGAATCTAAGTCTACTATGTTCGATAACCTCTTGAATGAGAGAAACATGATTCATAGTTTTACGAGCTTTCATAATTCTAACGATTGAAGCTTGTAAATAAAGTTTTCTATCTTCATCAATACCTTTATAAGTTTCTTCATTTTGTAATGGTGTTTCCTTTTGTAATGAAGATGAAACCTTTACTTTTGAACGTTTATTACTATAAGCACTATTAACAGTATATTCTtgagttgatgatgatgatgatgatggttgcATATTATTTGCTGAATCTActaaactattattaccttcaccattattattattattattattattattattattattattaatactattttgatcttttttctttgaaattaaaatctttgcTTCTATTAATGATTGTAAAGTTCttgataattcattttcatttaaatttgtaaatttagtGATTTCTTCTAAACTTACAGATTCTTGAGTATTAAAGATTAAAAGAATACCCAATTGAAAGTTTGTAACTTGAAAATCGTATGATTTCTTTGCAAAGAATGACTTTGCCTCTGCTTTACATAAATGATGTaaccaatttaattttctacCTTGATGTTGGGTTGAATAGTATTGTTGAAATGCTGATATACAAAGTGTTAACTCTTGTGGTACAATGAAACTACTAGTTTGAGAATGTAATGACCATGATCCTGAtgttaaaactaaaattgaaaaatcgactattggaaaaataaaaaaataaaaaaataaaaaaaaaaaaaaggaaatttttAGTATCACCCAACCAAagtgtatatatattttatattttatatgtaACAACTTACttttaccaattgataaactatttttaattaaatgatttttaaacTCTTCATTAGTTTCTGCTGATAGAGTGATATCGTTAAACATTCTTTGGAATTTAGAGGTATATTCGAAACCACATGCTTGTTTTAAACCTGTGATCATAAActtttcaatatcatcacTCACTGAAGTACCATTAATTAAACGTCTAGATAAcatttttgaataaaatttttgaaaaacatctttatcatcaacatatttaaataatacaatctttttttttttttttttttttttttgaaaaaaaaaaataaaaaattagttttttattttttattttttttttttataataatttaaaatttaactTACAATTTGACCTAACTTCTCTTCcaattcaatttcttcatGTTGTTTATTACCTTTTTTCAATAACATATCACAATATTTTGCCAATAACTCTGGTGATTTAGTTGTATTCCTAGTGATATGATTTTGATTGAAAATCTTATGACATGCTAAATCTAATACTGTTATGAATGaaacatcattattaaatgatttctttataattgaactaaattgtaaataaatttttaataatgtttcAACATAAATTTTTggatccttttttttttaaaaaataaaataataaaaaattagttaataaatttaataaataaattttaaaaaaaaaaaaaacatacagGATTATTTCTATCAggaattgatttaattgcaTCAATACCAACATGTTGAATATACTTTTGAACAGTTTCTAATACTGGAGCTAAACCACCTTCAAttcttgataataatttatacaTATTATAGATTTCATCTAATTTTTCAtcctttaaataattgatacATTCTGATTGTAACAATTCCTTATGCTTTTCGATCAAGATAGAATGTAACAATCTTCTCATTTTATCAtgtgatgatgaatttaaatatttttgtgAACGTTGTTCCTCTTCGTCGATTCTTGTCTCTGCTTTCTTCATATATGAAGAGATACCACTTGATGCTATAAATGCAACTGATTCTCTTGTATAAAATTGTCTAGTATTCTCTAAATATGATGCTtcatattcaattaaatataatgttCTATCTTTATCTACACTATCTAATTTaactataattattttttaaaaaaaaaaaaaacagaaaaaaaaagaaaaaaaaaaacagaaaaaaaacagaaaaaaaaaaatttagtttgTGTATCCAACATCTCTGTCTCTGtttctaataataacaataataatataataaactaTGTCTACCTACTTAAACTTTCCATGAATTGACTAATAAATTGGTGTTGAACCAATTCACCATCTCTgtctttttgaattaaaatctcTACACATTTTAATACTCTATCTttaatcttaaaaaataatctcTCTTTCCAAATCATAAGTCCAagctaaaaataaaaattaaaattaaaattaaaataatacattaattaatataaaatcgctatttttttttgttttgaagGTGATAATGATAGTGATAGTGGTACACATACAATTTGAATTTCATAAACATCAGGTGGATGGCCAAACTTTTTATCTAgaatctttttattaatccaatttaaattctattttttaaaataaataaataaataaatcattaataaataatgatgatgatgatacgattgattgattgattgattgattgattgattgactGACTGATTGGAATTAATCCCATATAATCAaatgattataattatatatgaaaataataatatataatataataaattaatccTTActaaatatctaaaaataactttattACATAATTCACAACCAGAAAAGAATAATTTccattgttttaaatattcagaGATTGTATCTGATTTTGtatctaaaattattaataagaTTTGATCTACATGTTGTtcgaaaaattttttaatattttcatataaTGGTTCACAATATGGTTGAGGTTGTGCTATACAAAGTTTATAAACATccctgttttttttttgattttttgttAGTAATTgaatagtttatttaaaaaaaaaaaaaaaaaaaaaaaaaaattttttttttgatataccATAATGattaaacataaaaaataaaaataaacaaaaaatttttaaatttaagaaaaaaagtagaaaaatgattataattACTCGTATAAAAACATTGCTGAAACATTTTGGGAACCTgtcaatattttataaacttGATCTGCTATATTTTTCCAAATTGTGTTGAAATCAATATCTTGTCTACCCAATCCattcatcatctttatttGTATATGTATTGCTTGCATCCAAGcgttattatttgtataaattactattagaaataatttggaaaatagggaatgaaaaaaaaaaaaaaaaaccaaatattaaaaaaaaaaaaaaaaaaaaaaaaaaattaaattaaaaaaattttggaaaaaattttaattaaaaaatttgaaaaaaaaaaaaaaataaaaaaaaaaaaataaaaaaataaaaaaaaaaaaaattaaaaaaaaaaataaaaataaaaataaattcttgGTTGGTtgatcaaaaataataaaattttaacctatttttagtttttttaatttaatataacttttttaaatctttttttttttttttttttttttttaaaaccattaatttaattttttaaatctttttttttttatttttttaatttttttttttttaaagaattgaaTTTGCTAAAgtaatttgtttttcatcCATAACAACAGTTGATAATAGTTTATCAATTCTTTCTACAACTTCTTTTGGATAATGTTGATCAATATTTGTAACTTTTTCATGAATTTCAGCTTCAGCTTGAGAGAGATAAATTAAGTTATTTGGAGCGCAAGGTTTTTCAGGTCTCCAACGAATGACAATTAAAACTGATGATTGTTGACCAGAGATTCCAGATTTCTTTTCATAGATTTCATCAATGATATAACGAATATCCAATGGTCCCATGAATTTTTTAAGATGAGTTGGTGGGGTACGATGCATAATTAAATCCTTCTTGACcaaaagtttaaataatctaGTGTACTCTGTCAATGGTGGTGGAGTACGTTTATCTTCTTCCAAAATGGTTTTTATACCAACTATATCATTTAAGACATTGCAAGACATTGCAGTACCGAAAATTAAAGGTATTGGCATCGAAACGCCAAGTGTTCTTACTCTAAGTGTTGGCTTGACTGCTTGttcatttaaaagttttaattcaTCCTCAGTGAGGGGAATCAGTTTCTTTCTATGCACCTCTGTTGAGTAAACACAAAGAATGCCATCTTGAATGCCATTTAACTTTAGCAATCTTCTAACCTCTCTTCCGAACGGGCAGCCAAAAGTGTAGGAAATATCGGAAATGTGTACTTTGGTGGGATCCGATGAGGAGCCGGCACCAAAACTTGAGATCACTCTAAGATTCTCACGTTTGCAGTATGTCAATAGTTCGACCTTGGTTTGAGTGTTATCGATGCAGTCCAATACGTAATCTGGCTTTCCGTGCAATAGTTTAGGTGCTAACTCGCCTGTGAAGAATGTCTGAATGGCCTCCACCTCTACCTCTGGACATATGTCGTGAAAGTGTTGTTTCATGACCTCCACCTTTGATCTACCCACATCGTTTCTAGTGGCCAACGCATTTCTATTCAATGATGACAATGTAACGAGATCTGGGTCTATTAATCTCAACTTCTTTACACCACTACGTAATAATACATGTGCAGCAGCACCGCCAACACCACCCAAACCAACTACAACCACAAATGATTCTCTAATCTTTTCAAAGCCTTCTTCACCATAATATAATTTAGTTCTATCCATTTGTTCATTAAATATTTCCTCTTGTAATAATGaatctaaatttaatgattcttttttatttgttgtagTTGCTGTACTTGTAAAAACTTCATCTGTAtccattttaattgatttatcaatatGTTGATTTGATGGacttgaattattattatcaccatcatcatcaccaccaccaccaccaccattcaatgatctctttttctttttggctgataatgatgatgttaAATAGGTTACTGCTGCTCCAACACCTGCTGATAAACCtgcaattaataatttattctcCATTATCGATTTTAtactattataatatttaaatttatcaattttttactgtatctattattttaatatataataaattttttttattatatataatatatatttatctttacaaatatattttatttgtttttccTATTTAAACATAATAacagaataaaaataaaaaaataaataattttggaaattaaaaaaataaaataaaaaaaaaaaaaaatgaaaaacgaattactgaaaaaaaaaaaaaaaaaaaaaaaaaaaaaaaaaaaaaaaaaaaaaaaaaaaaaaaaaaaaaaaaaaaaaatattttcgtttaaatatttttaatttaacaatttggaaaaaaataaaaaaaacggAAAAAGAagacatttttaaaattttattttattttattttattttatttttaatatggaTTTAGTATAGATAAATAAACACTCAAAAAtaccattttaaaaaaaaaaaaaatttgatttaaatgatttgcTTGGAATTTCACacatttcaaaaattaaatcatcgcTATGATATCCTGATATTAATGGGAATGATAAAGTGGTACTATTAATTAATGgtgtaataatattgaatttaataacatgtaatttaccaccaattaatgaaacaaaccaatcatcaatttttaatcaaaaattactaataaacacaacaaccacaacttttagtaaaaagttattattaaaaataacatttGAAGTAAATCATGGAGTggattgatttttcaatattcTAAAGAtgaaattcaatattatgaTGATAGTGAAAACTCAAGTGGTAAAACTTTTAATGCTAGCACAAATCAAAATAACAAAGGAAACAAGGGAAATGGAATTAATATGAGTATAAGAGATATAGTGTTAATTTGTACTTTAGTGCCTTCTTGTATAATCATAGTAGTATTTTCGGTAATGGTTTTTTTAAGAATAAGAAGAAAGAGAATagaacaaataaattatctcaaaagtattaaaaaaagaaattatttatcacaagaacaaaaagaaaaaaatcgTTTAAAAGCAAAAGAAGTTGACAATGagatccaaaaaaaaatatttgaaaataaatgtttCATGCTTCAATATGCTACCAGGAATGCAACTTATAGAAGTACTGTGGCATGGATGGAAAAAGAgttaaaaaaacaagaagatcaattaaaaagttaatatttttaatttaaaaaataaaataaaataaaataaaataaaataaaataaaataaaataaaataaaataaaataaaataaaaaaagaaaagaaaacattttcaaaataaaaaaaaaaatttttttttatttttttttttatttatttttcaataaatgcACCAACGTTTTTGAATTGCCTAAtttgagaaattaaaattaatcgaattaaaaaaaaaaaaaaaaaaaaaattgaaatattaattttgaaaaaaaaaacaaataaacacaaaaatataataataaaataaaatgggaATAATCGATCCAAATTCCTCAAAACTACCAGCAGGTCCAAAATACATTCAATttggtgaaattaaagatgaaTATGATAAAGCAAAATTATTACTTACTCAAGATTTTCCTAtgtaagtttttattttaaaaataaaaaaaattaaaaaaataaaaaaaataaaaaataaaaagagaaatgtttgtaaactaattttattatttttattattattaattaaaaaaggtgTTTTTCAgcaatatcatcattatttgaatgtGAAAAACTAAATGGATATAAACCATCAACAAGTAAAAATGATACCACAAGTAAAAAGTGTAAGAATGAAAATgcacatttaaatttttgtaTACTCTCTTCATTTTGTCCTTCAGAGGCTCAATTATTAATGGAATGCACAAATGGAGTTATACCAACTGATGATAATAAGTTACCTTCAAAATGTCAAATATATGTAATgtatcataattattattttttttttttttctcaacaagttatatatatatatatatatatattatatttatataatattaaccAATATCTCTCTCCTCTcctttattttataataaaaaatagtttaactcatttgataattgtttacagagaaaaacaaaagaatTTGAACTTAGAGATTCAAAAGAATCTGACCCAGTCTCTCAAGTAATTTATGGTGAACAAACAACCCAAACTgaaggtaataataattaaaaataaaaaacacatacaataatatttaataataaactaaaaaatgttggtttatttttacttgAGGAGGAAGGGGATGAAGAAGGGGGGAGGAggaatgttttttttaaatttttttttgttttccgttgttatatttgtaaaattagATCGAGTTTGAGTTATAGTTTTAATTAAGGTTGTaaaattgtttctttttctttttttttttattttttttttttttttattttttccatttatttatttatttatttaccacCATGATGAGTCCAACGTTCACCACAAGATGCACAAACATAAAATAAAGTCATACCATTAGCAGCAGTCATAGATTGAAAGAATGCTGCTTCTCTACCACCACAACTTGGGCATTTTGCTGCTTTTGTACGTGGTAATGTTGGATCTGATGCAATATCTTGTGAAATTTGTGTTTTTTCCCTATATAttcatatatttatatatatatatattgaaCATGTTAGATTATTTATCTATCTATATCTATTTATCTATCTATTTATCTATTTATCTATTTATCTATTAATCTAAGTTTAAACTAAACTAAAAACATACATCACAGAATGTCTAATTTCATTTCTATATACACAATTATTTGTTGCTTCTTCTTTATGATCACAAATTCTACATGCTAAAAGTAATGTTTTATTGGCTTTATCTGCTTTTGGATATAACATATTATTGCTGTGTGTATGTGAATACATTCACGTATGTATCATTAGTATTAaactcttttaattttttttaattttttttatttataccgTGCACATACCATTCACCacaaaaattcatttttttttttcttttaatattattatatgataGGGGTATAGGTTTCGcgctttttttattttatgacGTATATAgggttttatttatttctttattggtagggttttatttattttaatattacaataggtagtttgttgtatttgtatgTTTGTATTTGTGTTTGTATTTGTGTTTGTGTTTATGATGTGGTGTGGGTTTTATATACAGgtatggttgttgttgtttaggttgatttaattatagTTTATTTGTggaatgaaataaaataaaaatgaaattttttaaaaaaaaaaaaaaaaaaaataaaaaataaaataaaaaaaaaattaatttgaaaaaaaaaaaaaaaaaaatcaaaaaattgtttaaaccTACACCATATTTTTATGAGTTCTCAACAAACAGATAATAACCCAATACCGACAACcactacaaataataatactaataatgataatgatatagCATCCACCAATAACAATAccaataatgatgatgattcaacCACCACAAATACATCAACAAACAAACCAAGAAAAAGGTTTGTTATTCCTTCAGCAAGTCAggcattaaaaaaaagtgatctTTCCATGGtagaaataaattcaaaattaaaacaagcTGAAGAAAATGCAAAACAGGCTGAAGATTTACAAAAATCAAATGCTATCATTTTAACACCAAAATCAACGACAACAATGACAACGACAACAACACCTGTACAACAAAGAATGCCAATACCATCAATTCTAGCAAAAAGAAATgtaaatacaacaacaacaacatcaacatcaccacTATCAACGTCACCTCCaatatcatcaccattacaaACACCATACTATTCACCATCATTTGTAAAGAATCCAACATCACCAGcaccaattaataaaccaattggACCTTCATTACCAATGAGACCATCATTACCAAAGAAACCAGCAGCCTATTCAACTACATTATCAAcatattcatcatcatcatcatcatattcatcatcaacaactacacaaaattatcaacatattgataaaatttatgCAAATTCAAAACAAAGGGGTAGTTTAATGATGAATTCATTCTCaaagaatataataattgaatatagTGAATTGCAATACCCAGATTTCATATTGAATTCAAATACATTGGTATTCTATTTACCATCATTAAAAACCCATCGTGAtaatccaaatttaattcaagatCGTATTAAAGGTTTATCAACACTAATGACCAATAGTGACTCATTCACTTTACGTATACTATTGGTATTTGCTGATTTAAGTGATTCTGATAATTGTGaacaatttataaatgaattaaatttaattgcaattaaattacaatttaCATTGATTGTATGTTGGAGTCAAATTGAGGCTGCTAAATATTTAGAAGCttataaaacatttaataatcGTGCACCTGACCCAATTAAAGCTCGTGCTCAACCCATTGAATTAGGTGGTAAATCAAAGAATGAGCAAGTCCTaacttcaattaaatctGTAAATAAAACTGATGCTACAAcacttttgaaaaattttcaaacaaTGCAACAAATTTTCACTTGTCAAAAAACTACACTTTCAAAATTACCTGGTTTTGGTCCTGTAAAAGTTCAAAAGTTTTATAATACAATTAATCAACCTTTTAAAACTAAACcttcaacaaaaacaacaacaacaacaacaacaacaactaccactaccacctcGGCAAATATATcctcaaataataataataataatattaatactaatgatggtaataataataataatacaattaataatattaattttaataatgatgagaATGAAGTGGATCAAGATCCTCtcaatttttcatttgactttggtggtaatggtaatggtgatggtgatagtgatggtgatggtgaaagtgaaaatcaaataaatactTAAAgttcatcaaaaaaaataaaaaataaaacaaaaagtaAAAAGGTT
It encodes the following:
- the ercc1 gene encoding DNA excision repair protein 1, whose translation is MSSQQTDNNPIPTTTTNNNTNNDNDIASTNNNTNNDDDSTTTNTSTNKPRKRFVIPSASQALKKSDLSMVEINSKLKQAEENAKQAEDLQKSNAIILTPKSTTTMTTTTTPVQQRMPIPSILAKRNVNTTTTTSTSPLSTSPPISSPLQTPYYSPSFVKNPTSPAPINKPIGPSLPMRPSLPKKPAAYSTTLSTYSSSSSSYSSSTTTQNYQHIDKIYANSKQRGSLMMNSFSKNIIIEYSELQYPDFILNSNTLVFYLPSLKTHRDNPNLIQDRIKGLSTLMTNSDSFTLRILLVFADLSDSDNCEQFINELNLIAIKLQFTLIVCWSQIEAAKYLEAYKTFNNRAPDPIKARAQPIELGGKSKNEQVLTSIKSVNKTDATTLLKNFQTMQQIFTCQKTTLSKLPGFGPVKVQKFYNTINQPFKTKPSTKTTTTTTTTTTTTTSANISSNNNNNNINTNDGNNNNNTINNINFNNDENEVDQDPLNFSFDFGGNGNGDGDSDGDGESENQINT
- the culB gene encoding cullin B; protein product: MMNGLGRQDIDFNTIWKNIADQVYKILTGSQNVSAMFLYEDVYKLCIAQPQPYCEPLYENIKKFFEQHVDQILLIILDTKSDTISEYLKQWKLFFSGCELCNKVIFRYLNLNWINKKILDKKFGHPPDVYEIQILGLMIWKERLFFKIKDRVLKCVEILIQKDRDGELVQHQFISQFMESLIKLDSVDKDRTLYLIEYEASYLENTRQFYTRESVAFIASSGISSYMKKAETRIDEEEQRSQKYLNSSSHDKMRRLLHSILIEKHKELLQSECINYLKDEKLDEIYNMYKLLSRIEGGLAPVLETVQKYIQHVGIDAIKSIPDRNNPDPKIYVETLLKIYLQFSSIIKKSFNNDVSFITVLDLACHKIFNQNHITRNTTKSPELLAKYCDMLLKKGNKQHEEIELEEKLGQIIVLFKYVDDKDVFQKFYSKMLSRRLINGTSVSDDIEKFMITGLKQACGFEYTSKFQRMFNDITLSAETNEEFKNHLIKNSLSIGKIDFSILVLTSGSWSLHSQTSSFIVPQELTLCISAFQQYYSTQHQGRKLNWLHHLCKAEAKSFFAKKSYDFQVTNFQLGILLIFNTQESVSLEEITKFTNLNENELSRTLQSLIEAKILISKKKDQNSINNNNNNNNNNNNNGEGNNSLVDSANNMQPSSSSSSTQEYTVNSAYSNKRSKVKVSSSLQKETPLQNEETYKGIDEDRKLYLQASIVRIMKARKTMNHVSLIQEVIEHSRLRFQPNIPMIKKCIEQLIEKEYITRAEGESDRYLYAA
- the rpb9 gene encoding RNA polymerase II core subunit: MYSHTHSNNMLYPKADKANKTLLLACRICDHKEEATNNCVYRNEIRHSVMEKTQISQDIASDPTLPRTKAAKCPSCGGREAAFFQSMTAANGMTLFYVCASCGERWTHHGGK
- a CDS encoding hypothetical protein (HesA/moeB/thiF family protein), whose product is MENKLLIAGLSAGVGAAVTYLTSSLSAKKKKRSLNGGGGGGDDDGDNNNSSPSNQHIDKSIKMDTDEVFTSTATTTNKKESLNLDSLLQEEIFNEQMDRTKLYYGEEGFEKIRESFVVVVGLGGVGGAAAHVLLRSGVKKLRLIDPDLVTLSSLNRNALATRNDVGRSKVEVMKQHFHDICPEVEVEAIQTFFTGELAPKLLHGKPDYVLDCIDNTQTKVELLTYCKRENLRVISSFGAGSSSDPTKVHISDISYTFGCPFGREVRRLLKLNGIQDGILCVYSTEVHRKKLIPLTEDELKLLNEQAVKPTLRVRTLGVSMPIPLIFGTAMSCNVLNDIVGIKTILEEDKRTPPPLTEYTRLFKLLVKKDLIMHRTPPTHLKKFMGPLDIRYIIDEIYEKKSGISGQQSSVLIVIRWRPEKPCAPNNLIYLSQAEAEIHEKVTNIDQHYPKEVVERIDKLLSTVVMDEKQITLANSIL